From the genome of Portunus trituberculatus isolate SZX2019 chromosome 5, ASM1759143v1, whole genome shotgun sequence:
AGTACTAGTGAGATAAAAGTGCAGTGATAAAGTgtaattatatactattatttattgtgtattgtgtattgtgttttcttttgttgccaAGATAGGCCTGAACTATGCCATAGTCTCAGACCTCTGGCAGTCTGCAACATATGTAATCtggtttgaataaaaaaaaaaaaaaaaaaagatccacagAGAACAAAGCTAAACTCCActaaacacccacccacccaccccacacacacacacacacacacacacacacacacacacacacacacacacacacacacacacacacacacacccggtagctcagtggttagagcgctggcttcacaagccagaggaccggggttcgattccccggccgggtagagatatttgggtgtgtctcctttgacgtgtaggtggtgttcacctagcagtgagtaggtacgggatgtaaatcgaggagttgtgaccttgttgtcccggtgtgtggtgtgtgcctggtctcaggcctatccgaagatcggaaataatgagctctgagctcgttccgtagggtaacgtctggctgtctcgtcagagactgcaccagatcaaacagtgaattacacacacacctgagctaAAAATCGTGACATTACCTGACTTGAAGTGTTAATGAGCTTGTCACTTTACACCTGTcacaccaagaggaggaggaggaggaggaggagaggaggaggaagaagaggaggagaaggaggaagaggaggaggaagagaaagaggagacatgccTGAGATGATGGGAAGTTTGTTTATCATGTCAAAAATCTGAATTAGTTAAATTTTTTTACTTcaatgtaaaaataagaaaaacgaaaaaaaaaaaaacagttttgaAAGATTAGTATTCTTATAACTGATAAGAACAACTCGTGGTTTGAATTCGGCCTCCTATctcattttaaccctttcaatactggaacgcatttttacttgagtttttttgtaccattagaccattttattggcattaggaagggtctatggaggtcagaagattaatggccagtcttcactattttaatcccacacatgtgtttctgaagctatattaaatcaccaaataatagcCAGAATAGATATTGAGATTCAtgatttttagggcattttaaggcaAATCAACATGTgttgagggcattttgagaaagtttggcatgttttgagggcattttgggactgtttgacatgttttgagggctttttaagacagtttgacatgttttgagggcattttaagacagtttggctacgataggaccattgtattgacattaggaagggtctatggcgttctgaagattaatggtcagtcttcactattttaatccacaacataagtttctgaaactatatAAAATGAGCAAATAGCAATCCGAATAAAtatggagactcatgtttttagagcatttaaagacagtttgccatattttgaggacattttaagacagtgacatatttgagggtattttaagacagtttggcatgttttggcaTTTTAAGTCAGCTTggtatgtttttagggcattttaaaacagtttggctaagataacaccattttattgacatttggaagggtgtgtggaagtcagaagattaatggccagagtcttcactattctaaacccccacaaaagtttctgaagctgtatcaaatcaccaagcaGTAACCAGAATTAAAATGGAAAttcgacatggtactgaagagattaaaatgagaaatatgagAGATGATAGAAGAATAATAAGGAATAGGATAATAAAGAAGGGGAATAGAATTAGATGCTGTAAAATAAggtagaaaagtaaataaaagaggaaaagaagaaagggaaagtagaatgaagacaaaaacgcgtcctagtactgaagagattaaattcTGGGTATTGtattggaaggagaaaaaaaaaaaaaatggaaagaaaaattgaatagttGAAATAGTAAAGTGTGATGAAAGTATAATAAGGTaaagaggaaatgataaaaaaaaaagaaagtgatcaGTTTGCAAGGAAAgtcaaaaagaaaatttaagaaggaaaaaaaataaataaatgaaaaaacattaaattattagattttttttcgtgtcaaAATTACGCACATgctgaaactgtgtgtgtgtgtgtgtgtgtgtgtgtgtgtgtgtgtgtgtgtgtgtgtgtgtgtgtgtgtgtgtgtgtgtgcaaatcatgtccagagagagagagagagagagaaatgaaattaGAACTGGTGATTAATTAGTGAAAACtctaaaaggagaaagtgaattggctcttcctattttctttctttctttctttctttctctatctcacttttttcattctttcgtttcataattattcattttctttttctttctttctctaataacctgaacggaagaagaggaggaggaggaggaggaggaggaggaggaggagttataaaaattgtggagagaaagaagaggaagaaatggaggaaaagaagaaggaaagaagattgcGTCAtgtattgaaggaggaggagaaggaggaggaagaagatgaatagaggaggaggaggaggaggagggaaattagAAGAGCAGAAAGtttgaagagagggaggaagagaggaagaagaggaagagatggaggaatgagaaaattggagaagaaagatgaaaagtagagagagagagagagagagagagagagagagagagagagagagagagagagtgtgttaaaGTGGACTGAAGAAATCCccactccatttctctctctctctctctctctggaaaaatcCATGAAGATATAAATAGATTGATCCCCAAGAGTCATATacatcatctccttctcctcctcctcgatcttgtagtaatagtaatagtagtagtggtgggtactatttctactactactactactactactactactactactactactactactactactactactactactactacctcgtTTTCTATCAAAGTAATGGCgcgatcaaagaaaatgggaaactctCTCATATTACCTtttttataagagagagagagagagagagagagagagagagagagagagagagagagagagcatagggggaactctctctctctctctctctctctctctctctctctctctctctctcacattttcctGGAAGCTGGGAGGAAAGATTAGGGGATTAGCTTGTTAGAaggttttttcctccttttttcctccttttttcctccattttcctccttccttgtgaATTTttacttgaggaggaggaggaggaggaggaggaggaggaggaggatggaaatgaGAGGATGGAACGGAAGAATGAGGAccgtaagaggaggaagaggagaacgtggtggtagtgatgatgagagagagagagagagagagagagagagagagagagagagagagagagagagagcgtttaacagaaggaagaaggaagaataggaatatgaggaggacgaggacgaggaggaggaggaggaggaggaggaagaagaagaagaaaaggaagtgaaagtggaggaggacgaggaggaggacggagaagaagagagaagaagaagagaggaggaggaagagaaggaggaggaggaggaataaagaatctgtgaatttttgcctttttatattatttctccccacaaaaaaaaactgtctcAATACATTAATTAAAGAGAGTGTGCAGTGGGTTAAGATTCatggattaagaggaggaggaggaggaggaggaggaggaggaggaggaggaggaggaggaggaagattagaaggGTAAGGGACTGAGtttgagagaagatgaaggagagggaggaagaaagaagaggaggaagaggaacagcaggaggaggaggaggaggaggaggagaaggagagaagtaacagtagaagagaagaatgattataattagaagaggaagagttgaaaggaagaaagatgtgtTGACAgtttatgaagaggaggaggaggaggaggaggaagaggaagaggaagaagaggatgagaaggaggaagaagaagaagaagaagaagaagaaaaagaaggagaagcaaaagattggaaagaaggggaggaggtggaggaggaggaggaggaggagacagatgaAATAATTAGAATTTTCTCACTTTCACGCTCTTTGTCAAgggaaatattctctctctctctctctctctctctctctctctctctctctctcttggtattgTTAAATTGCATTCATGTCGCTTctcacgcacgtacacacacacacacacacacacacacacacacacacacacacacacacacacacacacacacacacacacacacacacgatattgcATTCACAGTCATATTGTTAGGAGgcgaggaatgtgtgtgtgtgtgtgtgtgtgtgtgtgtgtgtgtgtgtgtgcgcgcgctcgcACGCCGTAgttattaataatagtagtagtaataaaaataatgaaaatataacattttcactactactactactactactactactactactactactactgctacttctacttctacttcgtgttgttgttgttgttgttctttttcttgctcttattcttggccttcttcttcttcttcttcttcttcttcttcttcttcttcttcttcttcttcttcttcttcttcttcttcttcttcttcttcttcttttactactactactactactactactactactactactactactactactactactactttttcttcttataacgAAGTAACGAATGATTGATAGTTTAACCATTTTTCTtgatccaatctctctctctctctctctctctctctctctctctctctctctctctctctctctctctctctctctctctctctctctctctcagattctaatttgagaaaatgaaaaccaaactggacagagagagagagagagagagagagagagagagagagagagtaatattctttctctcaccgTTGCTATTACACACCTGAGCAAGATTAAGACAGGTGTTTGGGagcaggtatgagagagagagagagagagagagagagagagagagggggggctgATCAATAAGGCACGTAGGAGTGTTTAAAGCATGtgtttcagcctctctctctctctctctctctctctctctctctctctctctctctaaatgaaaCATACAATAGTTTAAAACCCTTTATTCACTATTTGAGCTAACATTttatagttaaccccttcagtactgggacacatttttaccttgagatttgtgtaccattagaccattttattgacattagcaagggtctatggaggtcagaagattaatggcctcagtcttcactattttaatcccccacatgagtttgtgaagctgtataaaatcaccaaatagtaaccagagcaaatatgaaaaagggtcatggtactgaaggggtgaaataTGTATCTTAGTAATTAATTTAACATAGATATTGCTGTCACATtggaaaaacacacttgaaacttGAAATATCACGCttttaactattattattattattattattattattattattattattattattattattattattattattattattactacacgcacattcactctctctctctctctctctctctctctctctctctctctctctctctctctctctctctctctctctctctctgaagcactAACCTGTAAGCCATGCATATATGAGCTAAATTTAacattattaccactacaatATCAAAAAAGCACAAAGCACAcacaaagtagaaaaaaaaaaagaaaagaaaaaaaaacaaaatcaaacaagTGGAAACatatcattcatcatcatcatcattcattatcatcatcatcatcatcatcatcattctactATAAACACATTGCCAAAGTTACTTCctatattgttttcttgttccttttgttcatttccttcattccttctttcgctttttctttggcttctttttcttatgctCTCCCTCagctcccttctttgttccacgGTGATCTTGTTTCTCTTGAAGAAGCCCAGctggataaagagaaagagagagagagagagagagagagagagagagagagagagagagagagagagagagagagagagagttaatattttcatagttttcattcttgttttgttattgtcaaattaggttgggtcaggttagaATAGTTCACGTCACTTAGATTTTAGATTAATTAGTttgctaagttaggttaggttaggttaggttagagaaatgctaggttaagttaaattaagttaggttaggttagagaaatgctaggttaaattaagttaggttaggttaggttagagaaatgctaggttaaattaagttaggttaggttaggttagagaaatgctaggttaaattaagttaggttaaggttaggttaggttagaattaaatttggttaggttaagtttcgttacgttgaagttaggttaggtttagttaggttaggttaggctaggttaagattgggttaaagttaggttaggctaggttacgTCACTTTAGGTTagaagataggttaggttagaattcggttaggttaggataggttaggttaggttaggttagagtgagCTACCACAGTGAAGATAGCATTAGGAGGCTGACCTTCCAGATGATGGCCACTATGACAATGAAGAGCATAATGGCGCCAAAAAGTATCGCCAGTAGTTGCCACATGGGAAAGATGTCCAATAAGGATTTCTTCCACTCGTGctgggggaagagaggagtggGTTGAGatcgtgggaggaggaggaggaggaggaggaagaagaaggaagaggagagaaatgaagatatgtttagtttcatatttttttattgctattttgctgctactgctactgctactgctactgctactactactgctactactactgctactactactactactgctactgctactgctactgcttactgctactgctactgcttttactaccactactgctactgcttttactactactactattactactactactatttctactactactgctactgctactactactacatcttctaactacaacaacaacaacaacaacaacaacaacaacaacaacaacaacaacaacaacaactaactactactactactactactactactactactactactactactactactactaccaccttatgaggaaaacgagaaggaagaagagtaaacaaagaaagaaaaatcattaccaccacaatcgtaaactactaccaccaccaccaccaccaccaccaccaccaccacttacctgGACATGAATCACCACATCTGTCCCCACTGAAACTTCAACAAAAccacttatttcctcttcttcctcttcactctcgtCCGTATCATTGGTTCCAGGGGCGTGGGTGGGCGGGATGGAGGCGTTGTGTGGGCGTGAGTGGGCGTGGGTGACCGTGGGCGTGGGTGAAGGGGACAGGCAATTATCATCATGAACgccttttgtttcattattgaTCTTGATGCATTTTTGTGTCGAGTTGAAGATGAATTTTGAGTAGAGGGAGACTGTGGcgcccttctgtgtgtgtgtgagagagagagagagagagagagagagagagagagagagagagagagagagagagagagggtgttagGATTGGGGGAGAGAAGAATTGTATGGTTATTTAATGTTtgtgaaaatatatatttctctctctctctctctctctctctctctctctctctctctctctctctctctctctctctctct
Proteins encoded in this window:
- the LOC123515224 gene encoding uncharacterized protein LOC123515224 → MAASSSSSSSSSSSSSLSSSPPPPIPPPSSISHEGDPPVSMVSSSSSFRIVIDANKIPAEIITCKGKKLRAGESAVIRVKYYIVAATLAKLTKNTTKGSETQKGATVSLYSKFIFNSTQKCIKINNETKGVHDDNCLSPSPTPTVTHAHSRPHNASIPPTHAPGTNDTDESEEEEEEISGFVEVSVGTDVVIHVQHEWKKSLLDIFPMWQLLAILFGAIMLFIVIVAIIWKLGFFKRNKITVEQRRELRESIRKRSQRKSERRNEGNEQKEQENNIGSNFGNVFIVE